The following coding sequences are from one Desulfosporosinus orientis DSM 765 window:
- the nuoK gene encoding NADH-quinone oxidoreductase subunit NuoK has protein sequence MIGNFSVGLSTYLLVGAMLFSIGLYGVFAKRNIIATLMSIELMLNAVNINFVAFNRFIWNQKIDIHYVLTGHVAALFVIVVAAAEVAVGLALIITIHRNRQSTNVDDLNWLKW, from the coding sequence ATGATTGGAAATTTTAGTGTTGGGCTTTCGACGTATCTCTTGGTAGGGGCGATGCTCTTTTCCATCGGATTATATGGGGTATTTGCCAAGAGAAATATTATTGCCACCCTCATGTCTATTGAATTAATGCTGAATGCCGTCAACATTAATTTTGTGGCGTTCAACCGTTTTATCTGGAATCAAAAGATAGACATTCACTATGTGCTTACCGGACATGTGGCTGCTCTTTTCGTCATTGTTGTCGCAGCCGCCGAAGTTGCAGTTGGACTTGCATTGATTATTACAATTCACCGTAATCGTCAATCAACCAACGTTGACGATTTGAATTGGTTGAAGTGGTAA
- a CDS encoding NADH-quinone oxidoreductase subunit J family protein, which translates to MSTVIFFIFAILSIAAAWMVVTSKNIVHSALYLALSFSGIAVLYILLNADFLAAVQLLVYTAAISLMVVFAVMLTLRGDVCASNTETRSWFGGAIISIAVFAVIGLVILTNPDWRILATPWTGGGSAEDLSLLLLSRFMIPFEAAAVLLTVALVGAVILAKGVNESK; encoded by the coding sequence GTGAGCACTGTAATTTTCTTTATTTTTGCCATCCTGTCCATTGCCGCTGCTTGGATGGTTGTCACATCCAAGAACATTGTGCACAGCGCCCTTTACCTGGCTCTTTCTTTTTCCGGAATAGCTGTGCTTTATATCCTTTTGAATGCCGACTTCCTGGCAGCAGTTCAGTTGTTGGTTTATACTGCGGCAATCTCCCTGATGGTGGTCTTCGCAGTGATGCTCACCCTGCGCGGCGATGTCTGCGCCAGTAATACGGAAACCCGCAGTTGGTTTGGGGGAGCGATTATTTCCATCGCGGTTTTCGCGGTCATCGGCTTAGTTATATTGACTAATCCTGACTGGCGAATTTTGGCCACTCCCTGGACGGGGGGCGGATCGGCAGAAGACCTTTCCTTGCTTTTGCTTAGCCGTTTCATGATCCCCTTTGAAGCAGCCGCTGTTTTGCTCACTGTAGCCTTAGTTGGCGCCGTGATCTTGGCGAAGGGAGTGAACGAAAGCAAATGA
- a CDS encoding NuoI/complex I 23 kDa subunit family protein, whose product MFGKGLLQGLGITFKRMVGPNITEFYPEERPNLPTRVRSSMGLDKDKCISCNMCAMACPNSVIKLTSEKNEANKKVLTSYHMDVGRCLFCGLCTEACPTKALKVTQEYENAIYEPEDMHWDMIKRAERKGKVE is encoded by the coding sequence GTGTTTGGTAAAGGTCTACTACAAGGTTTAGGCATCACCTTCAAACGCATGGTCGGTCCGAATATCACTGAGTTTTACCCTGAGGAAAGACCCAATCTTCCCACCAGGGTGCGAAGTTCCATGGGGCTGGACAAGGATAAGTGCATTTCCTGCAATATGTGCGCTATGGCCTGCCCTAACTCAGTTATCAAATTGACCAGCGAAAAAAATGAAGCCAATAAAAAAGTTCTTACGAGCTATCATATGGATGTGGGCCGTTGTCTGTTCTGTGGCTTGTGTACAGAAGCATGTCCCACTAAGGCCTTAAAAGTGACTCAAGAATACGAAAACGCGATTTATGAACCGGAAGATATGCACTGGGATATGATTAAACGCGCTGAGCGAAAAGGAAAGGTGGAGTGA
- the nuoH gene encoding NADH-quinone oxidoreductase subunit NuoH, whose protein sequence is METLNNLFLIIAKFIRSFFADPQSIWANLTMNVINFIIVVLIVVLAALILILLERKVAGWTSQRPGPNRLGPRGWFQTIADALKLMGKEDVTPAGADKVIFKIAPMIIFCLPMMTLAVIPYGNGLAPVNIDLGIFYFIAISSISTLCFLMAGWGSNNKYSLLGGMRAVAQMISYEIPLLFSLLGVVMITQSFNLGTIVEAQGTIPFIAIQPLAFAIFLIAGLAELNRAPFDLVEADQEVVAGPFTEYTGLRWGLFFLGEYGNMTALSALAATVFLGGWQGPGFLPGYVWFFMKVGVMIFIMMWVRWTFPRIRIDHLMHLAWKVLLPLSLANILLTGLGIYIYRFVMGG, encoded by the coding sequence ATGGAGACTCTTAATAATCTGTTTTTGATTATTGCGAAATTCATCCGAAGTTTTTTCGCGGATCCCCAGTCAATTTGGGCTAATCTAACCATGAATGTTATTAATTTTATCATCGTGGTTTTGATTGTTGTTCTGGCTGCTTTGATTTTAATCTTGCTTGAACGCAAGGTAGCAGGCTGGACTTCACAAAGGCCAGGGCCCAATCGTCTCGGTCCGCGCGGATGGTTCCAGACAATTGCTGATGCTTTAAAACTCATGGGAAAAGAGGATGTTACTCCGGCAGGTGCGGATAAGGTGATTTTTAAAATTGCCCCCATGATTATTTTCTGCCTGCCGATGATGACGCTGGCGGTCATTCCTTACGGAAATGGATTGGCTCCTGTTAATATTGATTTAGGTATTTTCTACTTTATTGCTATCTCCTCTATTTCGACTTTATGTTTCTTAATGGCCGGCTGGGGTTCCAACAATAAATATTCCTTGCTGGGCGGGATGAGGGCTGTAGCGCAAATGATCAGTTATGAAATCCCCTTGCTCTTTTCCTTGCTGGGCGTGGTTATGATTACCCAGTCCTTTAACTTGGGGACCATAGTTGAAGCACAAGGTACTATTCCTTTTATTGCCATTCAGCCACTGGCCTTCGCAATATTCTTAATCGCAGGCTTAGCGGAATTAAACCGTGCCCCCTTTGACTTGGTGGAAGCGGACCAGGAGGTTGTCGCCGGTCCCTTTACAGAGTACACTGGACTGCGCTGGGGATTGTTCTTCCTAGGTGAGTATGGAAATATGACGGCTTTATCCGCACTGGCAGCGACAGTATTCTTAGGCGGCTGGCAGGGCCCCGGATTTTTGCCGGGCTATGTCTGGTTCTTTATGAAAGTGGGAGTGATGATCTTCATCATGATGTGGGTTCGTTGGACCTTCCCCAGAATTCGTATTGACCACTTAATGCATTTAGCCTGGAAAGTCCTGTTGCCGCTGTCACTGGCAAATATTTTGTTAACGGGTCTGGGGATCTACATTTATCGATTCGTGATGGGAGGGTGA
- a CDS encoding NADH-quinone oxidoreductase subunit D — protein sequence MSIGKTEELVLNMGPQHPSMHGLFRMVVHLEGETVTHIDPKLGYLHRGMEKLAESRTYTQFIPYTDRLDYLASPHNNLAYVQTVEKLMGVEIPERGEYLRVIFAELARIASHQVMIASTALDLAGWTAWSYAFRDRERICDMYEMTAGSRLTVNIMRIGGISAEPPEEFWPALQSFLDDSPEMIEEYYGIFFGNEIALGRLKNVGILTKEMAENLSVTGPVLRASGVDYDVRKAEPYGIYDRFDFKVPVRTGCDSYDRTILRLDEIVESIKIIKQAVRDIPGGPIMAKVPKVIKPPAGEVYHRVENPKGELGFYIVSNGTTKPERLRIRPGTFINLQMLPIVAKGWKIQDVVAIFATLDAVLGEVDK from the coding sequence ATGTCCATAGGAAAAACCGAAGAACTCGTATTAAATATGGGCCCCCAGCACCCCAGTATGCATGGTCTGTTTCGCATGGTGGTCCATTTAGAGGGAGAAACTGTTACTCATATTGATCCTAAGCTGGGTTATTTGCACCGGGGTATGGAGAAACTGGCCGAAAGCCGCACCTATACTCAGTTCATACCTTACACTGACCGCTTGGATTATTTGGCCTCCCCGCATAATAATTTGGCTTATGTGCAAACTGTTGAAAAGCTGATGGGCGTAGAGATTCCCGAGCGAGGGGAATACTTGCGGGTTATTTTCGCGGAACTGGCCCGAATCGCCAGTCATCAGGTTATGATTGCCAGTACGGCACTGGATTTGGCAGGCTGGACAGCCTGGTCCTATGCTTTCCGCGACCGGGAACGTATTTGTGATATGTATGAAATGACGGCGGGAAGCCGTTTGACAGTCAACATCATGCGCATCGGCGGAATTTCGGCAGAGCCTCCGGAAGAATTTTGGCCTGCCCTGCAATCCTTCCTGGATGACTCCCCGGAGATGATCGAAGAATACTACGGCATCTTTTTTGGCAATGAAATTGCCCTGGGACGGTTGAAGAATGTTGGGATTCTAACCAAGGAAATGGCGGAAAACCTGTCGGTAACCGGTCCGGTTCTGAGAGCATCGGGAGTGGACTATGATGTTCGCAAAGCGGAGCCCTACGGCATTTATGACCGCTTTGACTTCAAGGTTCCGGTGCGGACAGGCTGCGATAGTTATGATCGGACTATCCTGCGTTTAGATGAGATTGTAGAAAGCATTAAGATCATAAAACAGGCAGTGCGGGATATACCCGGCGGTCCCATCATGGCCAAGGTACCTAAGGTTATAAAACCCCCTGCTGGGGAAGTCTATCATCGTGTAGAAAACCCTAAAGGGGAACTGGGCTTTTACATTGTCAGCAACGGCACCACCAAACCGGAACGGCTTCGTATCAGACCGGGTACATTCATCAATCTGCAGATGCTCCCGATAGTAGCGAAGGGATGGAAAATCCAAGACGTTGTCGCTATTTTCGCCACCTTAGATGCTGTTTTAGGTGAAGTTGATAAGTAG
- a CDS encoding NADH-quinone oxidoreductase subunit C, with amino-acid sequence MENNILSRHVDELAARVNGSVEEILGVLVLKVQAPYISEVLSGAKSFPDVPCDFLHDLCGLDCGDHFEVVYQLSSLHGPQLLRIKASVDRDNPVIDSATRIWEGANYLEREAYDMFGIKFKGHPNLKRIYMWDDFEGYPLRKDYVTEPIEVRNVMRVRKEGE; translated from the coding sequence ATGGAAAATAATATTTTAAGCCGGCATGTAGATGAACTGGCAGCACGAGTTAACGGCAGCGTTGAAGAGATTCTAGGGGTTCTCGTCTTGAAAGTTCAAGCTCCTTATATCAGTGAAGTATTATCGGGAGCTAAAAGCTTTCCCGATGTACCATGTGATTTTCTACACGATTTATGCGGTCTGGACTGCGGAGATCATTTTGAAGTTGTCTATCAGCTGTCAAGTCTTCATGGCCCCCAGCTCTTGAGAATTAAAGCCAGTGTGGACCGTGATAATCCTGTTATCGATTCCGCGACCCGTATCTGGGAAGGGGCCAATTATCTGGAACGAGAAGCTTACGATATGTTTGGTATTAAATTCAAAGGGCATCCTAATCTCAAACGCATTTATATGTGGGATGATTTTGAAGGATACCCATTGCGCAAAGACTACGTTACGGAACCCATTGAAGTTCGTAATGTCATGCGTGTACGAAAAGAAGGGGAATAG
- a CDS encoding NADH-quinone oxidoreductase subunit B, with the protein MDVASEKRLREEEALMEKNVLVTTIDKALNWARGHSFWPVTLGLACCAIEMMATGGPRYDISRFGYEVFRASPRQADVMIVAGTCTRKMAPLLRRIYDQMPEPKWVIAMGSCANAGGPFVDSYSMLAGVDKFLPVDVYIPGCPPRPESLIYGLLQLQFKVSNPAKVRLMRHGK; encoded by the coding sequence GTGGATGTAGCCTCAGAAAAACGTCTTCGCGAAGAAGAAGCGTTGATGGAAAAAAATGTTTTGGTGACAACAATTGATAAAGCCTTAAACTGGGCGAGAGGACATTCCTTTTGGCCGGTAACTTTAGGCTTGGCTTGCTGTGCAATTGAGATGATGGCTACCGGCGGACCTCGCTATGATATTTCCCGCTTTGGGTATGAGGTTTTCCGTGCTTCACCTCGACAAGCTGATGTCATGATCGTGGCGGGTACTTGTACTCGCAAAATGGCTCCTTTATTAAGAAGAATTTACGACCAAATGCCTGAGCCAAAATGGGTAATTGCCATGGGAAGCTGTGCAAATGCAGGTGGGCCTTTTGTCGATTCCTACTCCATGCTTGCGGGTGTCGATAAATTCTTGCCTGTCGATGTTTATATTCCCGGGTGCCCTCCTAGGCCAGAATCCTTAATTTATGGGCTTTTGCAACTTCAATTTAAAGTTTCAAATCCCGCTAAGGTGAGGTTAATGAGACATGGAAAATAA